The window CACGGCGATGGTGATCGCGCCGTGCTCGCGGGCCACCCGCAGCGCCTCGACGGTGTCGGTGGTCGCGCCGGTGTGCGAGACGCCGATCGCGACGTCACCGGGGCTCAGCACCGCGGCCGAGGTGAGCATGATGTGCGTGTCCGACCACGAGAAGCACACGCGGCCGATGCGGTGCAGCTTCTGCTGCAGGTCCGCGGCGACGAACGCGCTGGCGCCCACGCCGTAGACGTCCGCGCGGCCGGCGTTCGCGACGACCTCGATCACGCGCTCCAGCGTGGCGACGTCGAGCTGGTCGGCCGTCTCCTCGACGGCGCGCGCGTCGGCGAAGCTGACCTTGCCGATGACGGCCGCCAGGTCGTCCTCCGGGCCGATCTCGCCACCGAGGTTGCGCGTGGTGCGCGCCTCGGTGCGGGCGGTGTCCGCGGCCAGCGCGATGCGCAGCTGCGGGTACCCCCCGACGCCGACGGCCTTGCAGAAGCGCGTCACCGTCGTCTCGCTCGTGTTCGCGGCCAAGGCGACTTCGGTGATGCTGCGTCTCGCGACGTGCGCGGGATCCTCCAGCACCACCTTCGCCACGCGCTGCTCGGCGCGGGCCAGTCCGGGGAGCAGGGACCGGATCCGCACCAGCGGGCTGGAGTCCGCGTCCCGCACGGCCGTCTGGACCGCTACGGTCTCGGACGGTGCCGAGCCGACTACGGATTCGGTATCACTCATCGTCGGAAAGTTACTAACCGTCGGCATCTGCGACAAGGCTACCCACACCCTTCGGTCGGATCGCAACCCGTCCGTGTCTGCGGATCTGGATTTGCGATTAATCACTGACCAGAAAGTCGCCAACCAGGTCGGTCTTGTTAACGAGGTCAAGCTAACGACTTGGCAACTTAGTGTCGCAGCGCAAACGGCAAGAGGACGGTTAATTCGGCCGAAAGTTCGACAGTCGGCGACAGCGGTGTCACCTTGAGCTCAACTGCCAACCCTCAGCGACGAAAACGGCCGGGTTCCGTTCACCGTCGAGGAGTGATCGGCCGCTCTCGGTGACTTTCACACCGTCGACCGAAACACCGCGCCCGGTGTAGTTCGGATCGGTGCTGTAACGCCACCGGAGGCTCACCGACGCGCCATGGGGCAGCGGACCGCTCGCCTTCCACCAGGCACGGTGCCCGTGCCCGGAGAGCGACGTCACATCTCCGGAGGGTGCGCCCGGCCCCGATACCGATAGCGCGACCGGTTGCCAGTTCACCCCGTCGGTGGACGCCTGCAGCTGTAGTGGATCAGTGCTTCCCTCGGTGTCCACGAAGGCGTAGAAGGACACCCGCGCTTGATCACTTTGCGTAGTAAATGGTCGAGTACTCAGCGTGGCCACGCTGGCATTACCCAGCGTGCTCGTCCACGCGTCCTTCCCCACCTCGGGCTGGACGGCCATGGCCCTGGCCAGCGACGTCGCCCACACCTGGCGCGCGGTGTTGATCGAGCCCCAGCTGCGGCTCGGGTGCACGCGGTTGGTCAGCAGGATCGCGAAGGAGCGCGACTCCGGGTCGATGACCAGCGTCGTCCCGGTGAAGCCGGTGTGCCCGGCGGTGACCGGGGAGGCCAGCGCGCCCATGTACCAGGGCTGGTCGAGTTCGAAGCCCAGGCCGTGCGAGTCGTCGGGGAACTGCTGGTTGTAGTTCGTCAGCATCTGCCGCACGGTCTCCTGGCGCAGGATCCGGTGCCCGCGGTAGGTGCCGCCGTTGAGGATCGTCTGGGCGAGGGTGGCCATGTCGTTCGCGGTGCTGAACACCCCGGCGTGCCCGGCGACGCCGCCGAGCGACCACGCGTTCTCGTCGTGCACGCTGCCGCGCACCATCCCGCGTGGCGGGTTGGCCTCGAACTCCGTCGCGGCGATCCGGTTCAGCTTCGACGCGGGCGGGTTGTACCCGGTGTCGGCCATGCCCAGTGGCGCGGTGATCCGGTCGTGGACCACCTTGTCCAGGGTCTGCCCGGTCAGCTTCTCGACGATGAAGCCGAGGGTGAGCAGGTTGATGTCGGAGTAGAGGTACGTCGTGCCCGGCTTGTTCTTCAGCGGGCTGTCGAGCACCGCCTGCCGGCGCGACGGGATGTCCGGGTAGCCGGCCCACAGCGACGGGATCGGGTCGGCGTCGAACCCGGAGACGTGCGTGAGCAGCATCTTGATCGTGATGGCGGCCTTGTCGCCGGTGGCGAACTCCGGGAAGAAGCGGCTCACCGGCGTGTCGATGGTCAGCTGACCGCGTTCGACGAGCTGCAGCACGGCGATCGAGGTGAACAGCTTCGAGATCGACGCCATGTCGAAGATGGTGTCGTTCTTCATGGGGACCTGCTGGTCAGCCGGCAGTTCGGTGCCCGCGGCATCGGCGTACCTGAGCGCGCCACCGACGGCGTACCGGTCGACGACCACGCCGTCGTGGGCCAGGAGGCCGACCGCGCCGGAGAAGTGCGGGTGCCCGGTGGCGTCCGGCGTCGTCCAGCTCGCGAGGAAGTCCTCGGCGGCCTTGATCGGCGCCGGGTCGAGGTTCACCTCTCGGGGACTTCCGGTGCGCAGCGTCGTCCACGGCGGGGCGAAGCCCTGCTGCGGCCGGTCGAAGCGGCCCGCGTCGTCGTGGTGTCCGGTGATGGCGCTGGCTCCCGAGGTAAGCGTGGTCAGCGCGACCAGCACTCCGGTGGCCGCGGCGATGACCTTCCTAGCACGCACGAGTTCCCCCTCAGCGGTAGAGCAGGTGGCGACGACGTTTCCGGTCGAACTCGGCCAGCTCGGCCCGCCAGGCCCCGGTGACCTCGTCGACGCCCGCGCCGGCGTCGACCATCGTCCGGAGCCGGTCCGACCCGGAGAGCTTGTCGATGTAGTTGTCGGGCCGCCAGGCGAAGACGTCCGGGTGCAGTGCCTTCGCCGTCACGAGCATGGCGACCGCGGTCCGGATCGCGTCGAAGGCCCGCGGGTCGTCGACGCTCACCTGCACGCCCCCGCAGGTCTGGTTGACGAACTTGCTGAACGTCGGCACGAAGTAGATCTCGCGGAACCTCGCCCCGGGCAGCCGCAGCTCTTCGAGCTTCTCGCGCCAGCGCCAGTCGAGCCCGGGCGCGCCGATGATCTCGAACGGCCGGGTCGTCCCGCGGCCCTCGGAGAACACGGTGCCTTCGAACATGCCGGTGCCCGGGTAGACGAGCGCCGTGTCCGGCGTCGGCATGTTCGGGCTCGGCAGCACCCAGTTCAGCCCGGTCTGCGCGAAGAGCGTGTCGCGCTGCCAGCCGCGTACCTGGATGATTTCCAGCTTTTCGAGCCGGACGCCTTCGCCGGGCAGGAACTCTTCGGCGAAGAAGTGCGCCAGCTCGCCGACGGTCATGCCGTGCTGCTGGACGATCGGCTTCTTCCCGATCCCCGAGGCGAACTTCGGGTCGAGCAGCGGGCCGGCCGCCCGGCCGCCGATCGGGTTCGGCCGGTCGAGGACGACGAAGGCGGCCTTGACCTGCGCCGCGGCCACCATCGCCGTGTAGAGCGACCAGATGTAGGTGTAGAAGCGCGCGCCGACGTCGGCGATGTCGAAGACGACAGTGTCGACGCCCGCTTTGGTAAAGAGCGAAGCGAGCTTCGTCGCGTCGACGCCGTACGCGTCATACACGGGCACGCCGGTGCGCGGGTCCGTGTAGTCGCCTTCGGAGCCGCCGGCCTGCGCGCTGCCGCGGAAGCCGTGCTCGGGCCCGAAGGCCGCGACCGGCTTGACACCGGCCGCGACCATCGAGTCGACGATGTGGTCGCCGTTCAGCAGGACCCCGGTCGGGTTCGACAGGACGCCGAGCTTGCGGCCCTTCAAGGGCCCCCAACCTTGCGCGGCCAGCTGCTCGGCGCCGGTGAGAACCCGCCCCGGGCGGTTTTCCGGCTCGGCCCCGGCGACGGCGGAGCCGCCCGCCAACGCCGGGACCGCGAGCGCACCCGCGCCGAGGAAGTGGCGCCGGTTCAGGTTCACCAGGTCAGCCCGTGGCCGAAGGGGTACTTCACGGTGTTCACGTCGGCGCCCGCCGGGATGTCGACCGGCAGCTTCCCGACCGGCTTCGTCTCGCCGAGGATCACCTTGGCCAGCGCCTCCAGCGTCGGCCCGATGTAGCCGTACGTCGCCAGCCAGGTCTTCACCGTGGATGCGTAACCGGCGTCGTACGGGATCTGCGCGGCGACCGCGACGACCGGCTTGCCGGTGGCCTGCAGCGCGTCGAGGAGCTTCGTCTGCCGCGGGTAGGCGCCGATGTTGTTGGTCAGCACGACGACGAGGTCGACGTTCTTGGCGTTCGCGACCGCCTGGGCGATCTGGGCGTCCGTCGGGGCTTGGCCGGTCTGGTACGCCGTCGCGGCCGTGCCGTGCGCGGTCAGCTTCTGCGCGAGCGTCGCCGTCGTCGAGACACCCCAGCCGGTCACGAGAGTGCTCGCGGGCTTCTGCTTGAGCGGCAGGACGCCGGCGTCGTTGGCGATCGCCGTGATGCCGCGGTCGGCGATGTCCTGCGCCGTCTTGAGGTTCGCCGGCGTGCCGACGGTCCTCATCACCCGGTTCGGATCGTTGAACGGCGAGAAGAGGATGCCGCGTTCGAACTTCAGCTTCAGCACGCGAAGCACGCTCTGGTCGATCCGCTGCATCGGGATGTCGCCGGACTTCACCGCGTTGAGCACCGCGTTGATGGCGACGTCGAGGTGCACCGGCATGAGCAGCTGGTCGACGCCGGCCTTGAGCGCGAGGACCGGGATCTCGGCGTCGCTGTGCATCTCGCGCACGCCCTGCATTTCGAGGGAGTCGGTGATGACGACGCCGTTGTAACCCAGCTCGCCCCGCAGCTTGCCGGTGACGATCGGCTTCGACAGCGTCGCCGGCTCCAGCGACGGGTCGAGGCTGGGGAACTGGATGTGCGCGGTCATGATCGAGTCGATGCCGGCCTTGATGGCGGCCTTGAACGGCGGCACGTCGATGTCACGCCACTGCTGCTCGGTCCGGTCGATCCGGGGCAGGCCGGTGTGGCTGTCGGTGGCCGCGTCGCCGTGGCCGGGGAAGTGCTTGGCGGTCGCCGCGACGGTCTTCGTCGGCAGGTCGGAGTCCTGGTAGCCCTTGACCTCGGCGGTGACGAACTGGCTCGCCAGGCCGGGCTGCCCGGCGAAGGAGCGCACGCCGATGACCGGGTTGGCGGGGTTCGAGTTGACGTCGGAGTCGGGCGCGAAGTCCTGGTTGATGCCGACGGCACGCAGTTCGTGGCCGAGGATCGTGGCGGCCTTCGTCGCCCTCGCCGGGTCCCGGCCGGCGGAGATGGCCATCGAGTTCGGGAACTCCGTGGCGGGCGCGCCCATCCGGGTGACGGTGCCACCCTCCTGGTCGGCGCCGATCTGCAGCGGGATGTGCGCCCCGCTGCCGATGGCGGCCTGCTGGAGGCCGTTGGACAGCTTCGCGACCTGGACGGGGTCGTCGAAGTTGTCGCGCGTGTCGTTGTTGAAGTAGATGACGCCGCCCAGGTGGTACTTCTGGATCACCTGAGCAGGGGTGTCGACGCCGAAGTCGGTCTGGTTCTTCGGGTTCACCTCGTCGGCCGACTTGCCGTTCACCCAGGTCACGAACAGCTGGCCGACCTTCTGCTCGAGCGTCAGCCCACGCAGTGCCTGCGTCGCCGCGGCCTCCGCCTGTGCGCTCGCGGTCACCCGCGGTGCGCTCGCCGCGGTCGCGACACCCACACCGGTGAGGGCGAGCACCCCCGCGACGGGCAGGGCGAGCGCATGGAACCTCCGATTTCGGGTCGTCACGACCAGCCTCCCAGAAAGTTGCGGCGCCCGGCGGACGTCAGAAGTCCACTCGGAGGCGCCGGTATCGGGAAGCTACTCACCGAATCCGTCGATGTCCATCGACCGACGGCACCAACGGAGGAGTTCGTACCCGGATCGGTAAGAAACTCGCCGTTCGCACCGTGCAGGGGGGTCCGAACGGGTGGCGGGGCACTCCAGGCACAAAACGAGGCGGCGCCCGTGGCCTAGGGCCGACGGGCGCCGCCTGCAGAGCGCGAACTTCTCGGGCGACCAAGCGTGCAACTCTGGTCGTACCTACATGGACTCGGCGTGTGGCGTCCCACTACGCAGTCCCTAGACGACGAGCCTCCCGCGGCGCGCTGCGCGTGGGTACCCGGAGTCCGCGCACGGAGGTTTGCCGGGGTGGAACAGGCTTCTCTTCTACCTGCTCCCTGGCCGACCGAACGTCCGCACCTACTTTCTACGCCGTGAGCCCGGTCACTTCAAGTGCGCGGACGGGTGCACCG of the Amycolatopsis sp. NBC_01488 genome contains:
- a CDS encoding exo-beta-N-acetylmuramidase NamZ family protein, with translation MNLNRRHFLGAGALAVPALAGGSAVAGAEPENRPGRVLTGAEQLAAQGWGPLKGRKLGVLSNPTGVLLNGDHIVDSMVAAGVKPVAAFGPEHGFRGSAQAGGSEGDYTDPRTGVPVYDAYGVDATKLASLFTKAGVDTVVFDIADVGARFYTYIWSLYTAMVAAAQVKAAFVVLDRPNPIGGRAAGPLLDPKFASGIGKKPIVQQHGMTVGELAHFFAEEFLPGEGVRLEKLEIIQVRGWQRDTLFAQTGLNWVLPSPNMPTPDTALVYPGTGMFEGTVFSEGRGTTRPFEIIGAPGLDWRWREKLEELRLPGARFREIYFVPTFSKFVNQTCGGVQVSVDDPRAFDAIRTAVAMLVTAKALHPDVFAWRPDNYIDKLSGSDRLRTMVDAGAGVDEVTGAWRAELAEFDRKRRRHLLYR
- a CDS encoding serine hydrolase domain-containing protein; amino-acid sequence: MLVALTTLTSGASAITGHHDDAGRFDRPQQGFAPPWTTLRTGSPREVNLDPAPIKAAEDFLASWTTPDATGHPHFSGAVGLLAHDGVVVDRYAVGGALRYADAAGTELPADQQVPMKNDTIFDMASISKLFTSIAVLQLVERGQLTIDTPVSRFFPEFATGDKAAITIKMLLTHVSGFDADPIPSLWAGYPDIPSRRQAVLDSPLKNKPGTTYLYSDINLLTLGFIVEKLTGQTLDKVVHDRITAPLGMADTGYNPPASKLNRIAATEFEANPPRGMVRGSVHDENAWSLGGVAGHAGVFSTANDMATLAQTILNGGTYRGHRILRQETVRQMLTNYNQQFPDDSHGLGFELDQPWYMGALASPVTAGHTGFTGTTLVIDPESRSFAILLTNRVHPSRSWGSINTARQVWATSLARAMAVQPEVGKDAWTSTLGNASVATLSTRPFTTQSDQARVSFYAFVDTEGSTDPLQLQASTDGVNWQPVALSVSGPGAPSGDVTSLSGHGHRAWWKASGPLPHGASVSLRWRYSTDPNYTGRGVSVDGVKVTESGRSLLDGERNPAVFVAEGWQLSSR
- a CDS encoding MurR/RpiR family transcriptional regulator, which produces MSDTESVVGSAPSETVAVQTAVRDADSSPLVRIRSLLPGLARAEQRVAKVVLEDPAHVARRSITEVALAANTSETTVTRFCKAVGVGGYPQLRIALAADTARTEARTTRNLGGEIGPEDDLAAVIGKVSFADARAVEETADQLDVATLERVIEVVANAGRADVYGVGASAFVAADLQQKLHRIGRVCFSWSDTHIMLTSAAVLSPGDVAIGVSHTGATTDTVEALRVAREHGAITIAVTNFPRSPITEVADYVLTTAARETTFRSGATASRIAQLTVIDCLFIGVAQRHMDASVNALDATRDAVGSHRLGVRPDGRRRPRETGK
- a CDS encoding glycoside hydrolase family 3 protein, producing the protein MLALTGVGVATAASAPRVTASAQAEAAATQALRGLTLEQKVGQLFVTWVNGKSADEVNPKNQTDFGVDTPAQVIQKYHLGGVIYFNNDTRDNFDDPVQVAKLSNGLQQAAIGSGAHIPLQIGADQEGGTVTRMGAPATEFPNSMAISAGRDPARATKAATILGHELRAVGINQDFAPDSDVNSNPANPVIGVRSFAGQPGLASQFVTAEVKGYQDSDLPTKTVAATAKHFPGHGDAATDSHTGLPRIDRTEQQWRDIDVPPFKAAIKAGIDSIMTAHIQFPSLDPSLEPATLSKPIVTGKLRGELGYNGVVITDSLEMQGVREMHSDAEIPVLALKAGVDQLLMPVHLDVAINAVLNAVKSGDIPMQRIDQSVLRVLKLKFERGILFSPFNDPNRVMRTVGTPANLKTAQDIADRGITAIANDAGVLPLKQKPASTLVTGWGVSTTATLAQKLTAHGTAATAYQTGQAPTDAQIAQAVANAKNVDLVVVLTNNIGAYPRQTKLLDALQATGKPVVAVAAQIPYDAGYASTVKTWLATYGYIGPTLEALAKVILGETKPVGKLPVDIPAGADVNTVKYPFGHGLTW